A stretch of Microbacterium caowuchunii DNA encodes these proteins:
- the xylB gene encoding xylulokinase, whose amino-acid sequence MARVLGVDSSTQSCKVVIVDTDTGRIVREGRARHPDGTEVDPEAWWSALQAAIADAGGLADVEAWSIGGQQHGMVALDQEGRVIRPALLWNDTRSGGAAADLVAEFGAAALAERTGLVPVASFTITKLRWLRDHEPENAARVAAVALPHDWLTWRLRGFGPAGGSPRGPVLEELVTDRSDASGTGYWSPATGQYDRELLAAALGHDAVLPRVLGPAEGVTDADGRRVGPGAGDNAGAALGVGAVPGDVVVSIGTSGTVFAVSAERTVDPTGTVAGFADADGHFLPIVVTLNAARVLDVIARLLGTDHAGLSELALSAPPGAGGLRLEPYFEGERTPNLPDATASLTGMTLAGTTRENLARAAVEGMLGGLGAGLAALRELGVPLRRALLIGGGAQSEAVRRIAPEVFGMPVEVPEPGEYVALGAARQAARILAEGVPTGSAEAPPLTSEA is encoded by the coding sequence ATGGCGCGTGTTCTGGGAGTCGACTCCTCGACCCAGTCCTGCAAGGTCGTGATCGTCGACACCGACACCGGACGGATCGTCCGGGAGGGGCGGGCTCGGCACCCCGACGGTACCGAGGTCGACCCCGAGGCGTGGTGGAGCGCGCTCCAGGCGGCGATCGCGGATGCCGGCGGCCTCGCCGACGTCGAGGCGTGGTCGATCGGGGGGCAGCAGCACGGCATGGTCGCGCTCGACCAGGAGGGTCGGGTCATCCGCCCCGCTCTGCTGTGGAACGACACGCGTTCCGGCGGCGCCGCGGCCGACCTCGTCGCGGAGTTCGGCGCCGCCGCGCTCGCCGAGCGCACCGGCCTCGTGCCGGTCGCCTCGTTCACCATCACGAAGCTGCGCTGGCTGCGCGACCACGAGCCGGAGAACGCCGCACGTGTCGCGGCGGTGGCGCTGCCGCACGACTGGCTCACCTGGCGGCTGCGGGGCTTCGGCCCGGCCGGCGGATCGCCGCGCGGGCCCGTCCTGGAGGAGCTCGTGACGGACCGGTCGGATGCATCCGGCACCGGCTACTGGTCGCCCGCCACCGGACAGTACGACCGGGAGCTGCTCGCAGCGGCCCTGGGACATGACGCGGTGCTGCCGCGGGTGCTCGGCCCCGCCGAGGGCGTGACCGACGCGGACGGACGACGCGTGGGCCCGGGCGCCGGCGACAACGCCGGGGCCGCGCTGGGCGTCGGCGCCGTTCCCGGTGACGTCGTGGTCTCGATCGGCACGAGCGGCACGGTGTTCGCCGTCAGCGCGGAGCGCACGGTCGATCCCACCGGCACCGTCGCCGGCTTCGCGGATGCGGACGGGCACTTCCTGCCCATCGTCGTCACCCTCAACGCCGCCCGGGTGCTCGATGTGATCGCCCGGCTGCTGGGCACCGATCACGCCGGCCTCAGCGAACTGGCGCTGTCGGCCCCGCCCGGGGCAGGCGGGCTGCGACTGGAACCGTACTTCGAGGGCGAGCGGACGCCCAACCTGCCCGACGCCACGGCGTCCCTCACCGGCATGACCCTGGCCGGCACGACGAGGGAGAACCTCGCCCGCGCCGCCGTCGAGGGGATGCTGGGCGGTCTCGGCGCGGGGCTCGCGGCGCTCCGGGAACTCGGCGTGCCGCTCCGGCGTGCGCTGCTGATCGGCGGCGGCGCCCAGTCCGAGGCGGTGCGCAGGATCGCGCCGGAGGTGTTCGGGATGCCGGTGGAGGTGCCCGAGCCCGGCGAGTACGTCGCCCTGGGCGCCGCTCGCCAGGCCGCCCGCATCCTCGCCGAGGGCGTCCCCACAGGCAGCGCCGAGGCCCCGCCCCTCACGTCGGAGGCATGA
- a CDS encoding cation:proton antiporter, protein MEFATGIVLIPLLALLAPLLSRGTSRFLPIPLVVFELVLGILAGPSVLGWIQPMETFELFADLGLAILFFVAGTEIEFAAFRGRTGHRAIGGWFVSIAVGIAVGWLVAPGEGAVIVGVALCSTALGTILPILRDAGELHTPFGRSVGAVGAVGEFGPLVAISLFLGGRSLGLATVVLGLFLVLVAVAIWWASRSPGGALHSLVRATLHTSGQFAIRVVFVILAALVALSIVLGIDMLLGAFAAGIIWRLLMRDAAPADQDAVESKIEAVAFGFFVPIFFIYTGVTFDLASLLADPLLLALLPVGLLVLLLVRGLPSGLAAPEGATFRDRASITLLGATGLPIIVAVTGIGVSTELISPAVAAALVAVGMLSVLVFPLVAMAMRRDRIQPDALVQAERA, encoded by the coding sequence GTGGAGTTCGCGACAGGCATCGTTCTGATCCCCCTTTTGGCCTTGCTCGCCCCGCTGCTCTCCCGCGGGACGAGCCGGTTCCTGCCCATCCCGCTCGTGGTGTTCGAGCTCGTGCTGGGCATCCTCGCCGGTCCGAGCGTCCTGGGCTGGATCCAGCCGATGGAGACGTTCGAGCTGTTCGCGGACCTGGGCCTGGCGATCCTGTTCTTCGTCGCCGGGACGGAGATCGAGTTCGCCGCCTTCCGCGGTCGCACGGGACACCGCGCGATCGGCGGCTGGTTCGTCAGCATCGCCGTCGGCATCGCGGTCGGCTGGCTCGTGGCCCCGGGCGAGGGCGCCGTCATCGTCGGGGTCGCCCTGTGCTCGACCGCACTCGGCACGATCCTTCCCATCCTCCGGGATGCCGGTGAGCTGCACACCCCCTTCGGGCGGAGCGTCGGTGCCGTCGGCGCGGTGGGCGAGTTCGGCCCGCTCGTGGCGATCTCGCTGTTCCTCGGCGGTCGATCGCTGGGGCTCGCCACCGTCGTCCTCGGGCTGTTCCTCGTGCTGGTCGCCGTCGCGATCTGGTGGGCGTCCCGGTCTCCCGGCGGGGCGCTCCACAGCCTCGTCCGTGCCACCCTGCACACCTCCGGTCAGTTCGCCATCCGCGTGGTCTTCGTGATCCTCGCCGCGCTGGTCGCCCTCAGCATCGTGCTGGGGATCGACATGCTGCTCGGCGCCTTCGCCGCCGGCATCATCTGGCGGCTGCTGATGCGTGACGCCGCCCCGGCCGACCAGGATGCGGTCGAGAGCAAGATCGAGGCCGTCGCCTTCGGGTTCTTCGTCCCGATCTTCTTCATCTACACGGGGGTGACCTTCGACCTGGCATCGTTGCTCGCGGATCCGCTCCTGCTGGCGCTGCTGCCCGTGGGCCTGCTCGTGCTGCTCCTCGTCCGGGGCCTCCCCTCCGGCCTCGCCGCCCCGGAGGGGGCGACCTTCCGGGATCGTGCATCGATCACCCTGCTCGGGGCGACCGGCCTGCCCATCATCGTCGCCGTCACCGGGATCGGCGTATCGACGGAGCTCATCTCGCCCGCCGTCGCCGCGGCGCTCGTGGCGGTCGGGATGCTGTCGGTCCTCGTCTTCCCGCTCGTCGCCATGGCGATGCGTCGCGATCGCATCCAGCCCGACGCCCTCGTCCAGGCGGAGCGGGCATGA
- a CDS encoding glutaminase, protein MTEIETLLADARGRLAGLPREALGDWRTPRRVLGLARAPRIVPAGSAWHLGVLLLTDDAVLATGEIVRARQEMRRGFTAESQRRRAATAAAAFRGGFAEGTTVHVGWTVLDPAQVTGEASSGLLALRDGVPAVRWSAGGGYQPLGAYLDERIALLRTPPAGA, encoded by the coding sequence ATGACCGAGATCGAGACGCTCCTGGCGGACGCTCGCGGCCGGCTGGCCGGTCTGCCCCGGGAGGCACTCGGGGACTGGCGGACGCCCCGCCGCGTCCTCGGCCTCGCCCGCGCACCGCGCATCGTTCCGGCCGGTTCCGCCTGGCACCTCGGGGTGCTCCTGCTCACCGACGACGCGGTACTGGCCACGGGGGAGATCGTGCGCGCCCGTCAGGAGATGCGGCGGGGATTCACCGCGGAGTCGCAGCGGCGGCGAGCCGCCACCGCCGCGGCGGCGTTCCGGGGAGGTTTCGCGGAGGGTACGACGGTGCACGTCGGATGGACGGTGCTCGACCCCGCGCAGGTGACCGGCGAGGCGTCCTCCGGACTGCTCGCCCTGCGCGACGGCGTCCCCGCCGTGCGCTGGAGCGCCGGGGGCGGCTACCAGCCGCTCGGCGCATACCTGGACGAGCGGATCGCGCTTCTGCGCACACCCCCTGCCGGCGCCTGA
- the glgX gene encoding glycogen debranching protein GlgX: MQAWPGSTYPLGATFDGNGTNFAIFSEGAERVELCLFDDEGNETRVDLVDVDAFVWHAYLPNVTPGQRYGYRVHGEYDPAAGKRFNPSKLLLDPYAKAVDGQVDWDQSVFGYTFGDPDSRNDEDSAAHMMKGVVVNPFFDWRGDRQPKTPYSETFIYEAHVKGLTQRHPGIPEEIRGTYSAIAHPVIIDHLRKLGVTAIELMPVHQFVDDDTLQQKGLSNYWGYNTIAFFAPQNTYSSTGELGGQVQEFKGMVRALHAAGIEVILDVVYNHTAEGNHLGPTLSMRGIDNAAYYRLEDDDKRYYTDYTGTGNSLNVGNPHALQLIMDSLRYWVLEMHVDGFRFDLAATLAREFYDVDRLAAFFELVQQDPVVSQVKLIAEPWDVGPGGYQVGNFPPQWTEWNGKYRDTVRDFWRGEPATLGEFASRLTGSADLYEHSGRRPVASVNFVTAHDGFTLRDLVSYNEKHNEANGEDGNDGESHNRSFNFGVEGPTDDPEVLTMRARQQRNFIATLLISQGVPMMLYGDELGRTQQGNNNGYAQDNELTWIDWEHVDQPLFEFTAALARLRREHPSLRRSRFFDGRPVPLEEGRVPDIVWLRPDGTVMSPADWDSGFGRAIGVFFNGSGIRERDRRGEQITDVHFVVLFNAGDEDVDFTLPDDAFSPRWDVLVDTAGQRANTEPVDPGETVVLAPKSMMVLAEHHLPDPEVDHSVAASLAQNLPSSLDDMPGAAPKPELEG; the protein is encoded by the coding sequence GTGCAGGCGTGGCCGGGGTCGACATATCCGCTGGGTGCCACCTTCGACGGGAACGGGACCAACTTCGCGATCTTCAGCGAGGGGGCGGAGCGGGTCGAGCTCTGCCTGTTCGACGACGAGGGGAACGAGACCCGCGTCGACCTCGTCGACGTCGACGCCTTCGTGTGGCACGCCTACCTCCCCAACGTCACCCCCGGTCAGCGGTACGGCTACCGGGTGCACGGCGAGTACGACCCGGCGGCCGGCAAGCGCTTCAACCCGAGCAAGCTCCTGCTCGACCCGTACGCGAAGGCCGTCGACGGCCAGGTCGACTGGGACCAGTCGGTGTTCGGGTACACGTTCGGCGACCCGGACTCCCGCAACGACGAGGACTCCGCCGCGCACATGATGAAGGGCGTCGTCGTGAACCCGTTCTTCGACTGGCGGGGCGACCGGCAGCCGAAGACGCCCTACTCCGAGACCTTCATCTACGAGGCGCACGTGAAGGGGCTCACCCAGCGGCATCCCGGCATCCCGGAGGAGATCCGCGGCACTTACAGTGCGATCGCCCACCCGGTGATCATCGATCACCTGCGCAAGCTGGGCGTCACAGCGATCGAGTTGATGCCGGTGCACCAGTTCGTCGACGACGACACCCTGCAGCAGAAGGGCCTGTCCAACTACTGGGGCTACAACACGATCGCCTTCTTCGCCCCGCAAAACACGTACTCCTCGACGGGTGAGCTCGGCGGGCAGGTGCAGGAGTTCAAGGGGATGGTCCGCGCCCTGCACGCGGCGGGCATCGAGGTCATCCTCGACGTCGTCTACAACCACACCGCCGAGGGGAACCACCTCGGACCCACGCTGTCGATGCGCGGGATAGACAACGCCGCGTACTACCGGCTCGAGGACGACGACAAGCGCTACTACACGGACTACACCGGCACCGGCAACAGCCTCAACGTCGGCAACCCGCACGCGCTGCAGCTGATCATGGACTCGCTGCGCTACTGGGTGCTGGAGATGCACGTGGACGGGTTCCGGTTCGACCTCGCGGCCACGCTCGCTCGCGAGTTCTACGACGTGGACCGGCTGGCCGCGTTCTTCGAACTCGTGCAGCAGGATCCGGTGGTCTCGCAGGTCAAGCTCATCGCTGAGCCCTGGGACGTCGGCCCGGGCGGATACCAGGTGGGCAACTTCCCCCCGCAGTGGACCGAGTGGAACGGCAAGTACCGGGACACCGTGCGCGACTTCTGGCGGGGCGAGCCGGCCACCCTGGGGGAGTTCGCCTCGCGGCTGACCGGGTCGGCGGATCTGTACGAGCACTCCGGGCGCCGACCGGTGGCGTCGGTGAACTTCGTCACCGCCCACGACGGCTTCACCCTGCGCGACCTGGTGTCCTACAACGAGAAGCACAACGAGGCCAACGGCGAGGACGGCAACGACGGGGAGTCCCACAACCGCTCGTTCAACTTCGGGGTGGAAGGGCCCACCGACGATCCCGAGGTGCTCACGATGCGCGCACGCCAGCAGCGCAACTTCATCGCGACGCTGCTGATCAGCCAGGGTGTGCCCATGATGCTGTACGGCGATGAACTCGGCCGCACCCAGCAGGGGAACAACAACGGGTACGCGCAGGACAACGAACTCACCTGGATCGACTGGGAGCACGTGGACCAGCCGTTGTTCGAGTTCACGGCGGCCCTGGCGCGCCTGCGCCGCGAGCATCCCTCGTTGCGGCGGAGCCGGTTCTTCGACGGCCGGCCGGTCCCGTTGGAGGAGGGCCGGGTCCCGGACATCGTCTGGCTGCGCCCGGACGGCACGGTGATGAGCCCGGCGGACTGGGACTCCGGTTTCGGCCGGGCGATCGGGGTGTTCTTCAACGGGAGCGGCATCCGGGAACGCGACCGGCGCGGCGAGCAGATCACGGACGTGCACTTCGTGGTGCTCTTCAACGCCGGCGACGAGGACGTGGACTTCACCCTGCCGGACGACGCCTTCTCCCCGCGCTGGGACGTCCTCGTGGACACCGCCGGGCAGCGGGCCAACACGGAACCGGTCGATCCGGGGGAGACCGTGGTGCTGGCGCCGAAGTCCATGATGGTGCTGGCCGAGCACCACCTCCCCGATCCGGAGGTCGACCACTCCGTGGCCGCCTCGCTCGCCCAGAACCTGCCCAGCTCGCTGGACGACATGCCGGGAGCCGCCCCCAAGCCCGAACTGGAGGGGTAG
- the treY gene encoding malto-oligosyltrehalose synthase → MRPASTYRLQIRPAFPLGEAARVVPYLRDLGVSWAYLSPLLRATTGSDHGYDVVDPSQVDPARGGPAGLDAFAAAAHGAGLGVLADIVPNHMGISVPRENPWWWGVLREGRDSPYAPAFDIDWDAGRLTVPVLGAPLEEVAGDITIDASPALDAPDGLLRYFEHVFPLAPGSLEGIDPDAPDAVGAVLERQHYRLMYWRDEASELNYRRFFAVTTLAGVRVEDPLVFDAAHAEILRWVREGLVDGLRIDHPDGLRDPGRYLERLATTSGGAYVLVEKILEHGEALPGWWRTEGTTGYDALGVVDRVLIDPEGAVALDAMDAALRADSGLVPSPGWTEIIHDTKRMIADTIQVAEIRRLVRCLPHPVARAEDALAEILACFPVYRSYLPAGREHLDAAVADARTRRPDLSSTIAELAPLLADARSELAQRFQQTTGPVMAKGVEDTAFYRYTRLGSLTEVGGDPAEFAVSPAGFHAAQITRQASWPASMTALTTHDTKRGEDVRARLDVLSEIPERWDEVLGALRGIASTGHGPFDSLLWQAIVGAWPAASERLHAYAEKAAREAAEATGWWAPVAEFEARMHAVVDAAHGPAAPVLDAFVAEIVRAGWSNGLSAKLLQLAGPGVPDVYQGSELWEQSLVDPDNRRPVDFGLRARMLAEIDDALAQGRTPQVDESGAAKLLLTSRVLRLRRDRPELFTRYTPMTVTGTAAEHAVAFDRGGALAVATRLPVRLAARGGWDDTTLLRPAGAAFDALTGRLFEESEVPLATLLEVYPVALLVPVGSDEGTAGRSA, encoded by the coding sequence GTGCGCCCGGCATCCACCTACCGACTGCAGATCCGTCCCGCCTTCCCGCTCGGCGAGGCCGCGCGGGTCGTTCCGTACCTGCGCGACCTCGGCGTCTCCTGGGCGTACCTGTCGCCGTTGCTGCGGGCGACGACGGGCTCCGACCACGGGTACGACGTCGTGGACCCCTCGCAGGTGGACCCGGCACGAGGCGGGCCCGCCGGACTCGACGCGTTCGCCGCCGCCGCGCACGGCGCCGGTCTCGGCGTGCTCGCCGACATCGTGCCGAACCATATGGGCATCTCGGTCCCGCGGGAGAACCCGTGGTGGTGGGGCGTCCTCCGGGAGGGGCGCGATTCGCCGTACGCTCCGGCCTTCGACATCGACTGGGATGCCGGCCGGCTGACCGTGCCGGTGCTCGGCGCCCCGCTCGAGGAGGTCGCCGGGGACATCACCATCGACGCATCACCCGCCCTCGACGCGCCCGACGGCCTGCTGCGCTACTTCGAGCACGTCTTCCCCCTCGCGCCCGGTTCGCTGGAGGGCATCGACCCCGATGCGCCGGACGCCGTCGGCGCGGTGCTCGAGCGCCAGCACTACCGGCTCATGTACTGGCGCGACGAAGCGAGCGAGCTCAACTACCGCCGCTTCTTCGCCGTGACGACGCTCGCCGGGGTCCGCGTCGAGGACCCGCTCGTGTTCGACGCCGCGCACGCGGAGATCCTGCGCTGGGTCCGGGAGGGCCTCGTCGACGGGCTGCGGATCGACCACCCCGACGGACTGCGGGATCCGGGACGCTATCTCGAGCGTCTCGCCACCACCTCGGGCGGCGCGTACGTGCTGGTGGAGAAGATCCTCGAGCACGGTGAGGCGCTCCCCGGCTGGTGGCGGACCGAGGGGACGACCGGGTACGACGCCCTCGGCGTCGTCGACCGCGTCCTCATCGACCCCGAGGGAGCGGTTGCGCTGGACGCGATGGATGCGGCGCTCCGCGCGGACTCCGGCCTCGTCCCCTCGCCGGGCTGGACCGAGATCATCCACGACACCAAGCGGATGATCGCCGACACCATCCAGGTCGCGGAGATCCGCCGGCTCGTGCGGTGCCTGCCCCATCCGGTCGCGCGCGCCGAGGACGCGCTCGCCGAGATCCTGGCCTGCTTCCCGGTCTACCGCTCGTATCTTCCGGCGGGCCGGGAGCACCTGGACGCGGCGGTCGCCGATGCGCGCACCCGGCGCCCCGACCTCTCCTCGACGATCGCCGAGCTCGCTCCGCTCCTGGCCGACGCGCGCTCCGAGCTCGCCCAGCGCTTCCAGCAGACGACCGGCCCGGTGATGGCCAAAGGCGTGGAGGACACCGCGTTCTATCGCTACACCCGGCTCGGTTCGCTGACCGAGGTCGGCGGCGATCCGGCCGAGTTCGCCGTGAGCCCGGCCGGGTTCCACGCGGCGCAGATCACGCGACAGGCGTCCTGGCCGGCATCGATGACCGCGCTGACCACGCACGACACCAAGCGGGGCGAGGACGTCCGTGCCCGGCTGGACGTGCTCTCCGAGATACCGGAGCGGTGGGACGAGGTGCTCGGTGCCCTGCGCGGGATCGCCTCGACCGGCCACGGCCCGTTCGACTCCCTGCTGTGGCAGGCGATCGTGGGCGCCTGGCCGGCCGCATCCGAGCGTCTGCACGCCTACGCGGAGAAAGCGGCGAGGGAGGCCGCCGAGGCGACCGGGTGGTGGGCTCCGGTGGCGGAGTTCGAGGCGCGCATGCACGCCGTCGTGGATGCCGCGCACGGGCCCGCTGCGCCGGTGCTGGATGCCTTCGTCGCCGAGATCGTCCGGGCGGGGTGGAGCAACGGGCTCTCCGCGAAGCTCCTGCAGCTGGCGGGTCCGGGGGTTCCCGACGTGTACCAGGGGTCGGAGCTGTGGGAGCAGTCGCTGGTCGATCCGGACAACCGGCGTCCGGTCGACTTCGGGCTGCGCGCGCGCATGCTCGCCGAGATCGACGACGCCCTCGCACAGGGGCGGACGCCACAGGTGGACGAGTCCGGAGCGGCCAAGCTGCTGCTCACGTCCCGGGTGCTCCGCCTGCGTCGCGACCGGCCCGAGCTGTTCACGCGGTATACCCCGATGACCGTCACCGGCACCGCGGCCGAGCACGCGGTGGCGTTCGACCGGGGCGGGGCGCTGGCCGTCGCGACCCGGCTCCCGGTCCGGCTCGCCGCGCGCGGGGGCTGGGACGACACGACCCTGCTCAGGCCGGCCGGCGCTGCCTTCGACGCGCTCACCGGCCGACTGTTCGAGGAGTCCGAGGTCCCGCTCGCGACGCTCCTCGAGGTATACCCGGTCGCCCTGCTGGTGCCGGTGGGATCGGACGAAGGAACGGCGGGACGGAGCGCATGA
- the treZ gene encoding malto-oligosyltrehalose trehalohydrolase → MIDVWAPRAGRVRMRRTDPSAGGDVELAEAGDGWWRADVALADGERYGFVLDDGELRPDPRSRRQPDGVHAASAHVDPASFTWTDDSWTGRQLAGGIVYELHIGTFTPEGTLDAAAARLGHLVDIGVTHVELLPVNGVNGTHNWGYDGVLWYTVHEAYGGPAAYARFVDAAHAAGLAVVQDVVYNHLGPSGNYLPEFGPYLREGSRNTWGDSIDLDEPTVRSFIIENALMWLRDYHVDGLRLDAVHALHDEQPVHILRELAEASDALSAHLGRPLTLIAESDMNDPTLILPREAGGYGLGAQWSDDWHHAVHVALTGETAGYYADFASPDALPKVWTAGFFHDGTHSSFRGREHGHPVPAEVPTWRLVTFAQDHDQIGNRAAGDRLTATLSPDRLAVAAVLTLTAPGTPMLFMGEEWGASTPWQFFTSHPEEWLGEAVRVGRTEEFGRMGWDESVVPDPQDPATFERSRLRWEEANTGDHGRLLDLYRRLARLRRSRPELTDPASFRLAAQTEDPDAAPDARRFVLRRGGVAVLVNLSAQPWDVPLDQEADEVLLATLPARTADGVVTVAPDSAVVVGPV, encoded by the coding sequence ATGATCGACGTGTGGGCACCCCGGGCGGGGCGCGTACGGATGCGGCGGACCGATCCGTCGGCGGGCGGGGACGTCGAGCTGGCCGAGGCCGGCGACGGATGGTGGCGGGCGGATGTCGCGCTCGCCGACGGCGAGCGGTACGGTTTCGTCCTGGACGACGGGGAGCTCAGGCCCGATCCGCGCTCGCGGCGACAGCCGGACGGCGTCCACGCGGCCTCCGCACACGTCGACCCGGCCTCCTTCACCTGGACGGACGACTCCTGGACGGGGCGCCAGCTCGCCGGCGGCATCGTGTACGAGCTGCACATCGGCACCTTCACCCCGGAGGGCACGCTGGATGCCGCCGCGGCCCGTCTCGGGCACCTCGTCGACATCGGCGTGACCCACGTCGAGCTCCTGCCGGTGAACGGCGTCAACGGGACGCACAACTGGGGATATGACGGGGTCCTCTGGTACACGGTGCACGAGGCGTACGGCGGACCCGCGGCGTACGCCCGCTTCGTGGACGCCGCGCACGCCGCGGGGCTCGCGGTCGTGCAGGACGTCGTATACAACCACCTCGGCCCGTCCGGCAACTACCTGCCCGAGTTCGGCCCCTACCTGCGTGAGGGCTCCCGCAACACCTGGGGCGACTCGATCGACCTCGACGAGCCCACCGTCCGGTCCTTCATCATCGAGAACGCCCTCATGTGGCTGCGCGACTACCACGTGGACGGGCTGCGCCTGGATGCGGTGCACGCCCTGCACGACGAACAGCCGGTGCACATCCTCCGTGAGCTGGCGGAGGCATCCGACGCCCTCTCCGCCCACCTCGGGCGGCCGCTCACGCTGATCGCGGAGTCGGACATGAACGACCCGACGCTCATCCTGCCCCGCGAGGCGGGAGGCTACGGTCTCGGTGCGCAGTGGAGCGACGACTGGCATCACGCCGTGCACGTCGCCCTCACGGGGGAGACCGCCGGGTACTACGCCGACTTCGCCTCCCCGGACGCCCTGCCCAAAGTGTGGACGGCCGGGTTCTTCCACGACGGGACCCATTCCTCGTTCCGCGGCCGGGAGCATGGGCATCCGGTGCCGGCCGAAGTGCCCACCTGGCGCTTGGTGACCTTCGCGCAGGACCACGATCAGATCGGGAACCGTGCTGCCGGCGACCGCCTGACCGCGACCCTCTCGCCCGACCGGCTGGCCGTCGCCGCGGTCCTGACCCTCACCGCCCCGGGGACCCCGATGCTGTTCATGGGCGAGGAATGGGGTGCGTCCACGCCGTGGCAGTTCTTCACCTCGCACCCCGAGGAATGGCTCGGCGAAGCCGTCCGGGTGGGCCGCACCGAGGAGTTCGGGCGGATGGGGTGGGACGAGTCGGTCGTCCCGGACCCCCAGGACCCCGCCACGTTCGAGCGCTCCCGCCTCCGCTGGGAGGAGGCGAATACCGGCGATCACGGGCGGTTGCTGGACCTGTACCGCCGGCTCGCGCGGCTGCGCCGCAGCCGCCCCGAGCTCACCGATCCCGCCTCTTTCCGTCTCGCCGCGCAGACGGAGGATCCGGATGCCGCTCCCGACGCCCGTCGCTTCGTGCTGCGACGGGGCGGGGTGGCCGTGCTCGTGAACCTGTCCGCGCAGCCGTGGGACGTGCCGCTGGACCAGGAGGCGGACGAGGTTCTCCTCGCGACCCTGCCTGCGCGCACCGCGGACGGCGTGGTGACCGTCGCCCCCGACTCTGCGGTGGTGGTCGGTCCGGTCTGA
- a CDS encoding tryptophan-rich sensory protein, whose translation MSADRSPRDLLRQIAVISATSFMLIAALIGSGFLGGQPVEDLQGGALSAEASYLAPASPAFSIWSVIYIGLVAYTIWQAFPARRHDPRQRALGWGIALSEVLNGLWLVAAQFWTLPLTVLTIVLLLVVLAVVFRRAVATPPSGWLEAVLVDGVTGLHLGWVTLATVANTSAWLTQIAPSEWEAGADVWGLVVLAVVALVGCIMGWASGGRITPSLALAWGLSWLAVGRLSGEPGSTVIGVAAIVVAVLILGVTVVRRLRTRA comes from the coding sequence ATGAGCGCCGACCGATCCCCCCGGGACCTTCTCCGCCAGATCGCCGTGATCTCCGCGACCAGCTTCATGCTGATCGCGGCCCTCATCGGCTCCGGGTTCCTCGGCGGTCAGCCCGTCGAGGACCTGCAGGGCGGCGCCCTATCCGCCGAGGCGTCCTACCTGGCACCGGCGAGCCCGGCGTTCTCCATCTGGTCGGTCATCTACATCGGGCTGGTCGCGTACACGATCTGGCAGGCGTTCCCGGCGCGCCGGCACGATCCGCGCCAGCGTGCGCTCGGCTGGGGTATCGCCCTCAGCGAGGTGCTGAACGGACTCTGGCTCGTCGCCGCGCAGTTCTGGACCCTTCCGCTGACCGTCCTGACGATCGTGCTGCTGCTGGTCGTCCTCGCGGTCGTGTTCCGCCGCGCGGTGGCGACGCCCCCGAGCGGCTGGCTCGAGGCGGTGCTCGTCGACGGGGTCACCGGCCTGCACCTCGGGTGGGTGACGCTGGCCACCGTGGCGAACACGTCCGCCTGGCTGACGCAGATCGCCCCGTCGGAGTGGGAGGCCGGGGCGGACGTGTGGGGGCTGGTCGTCCTCGCTGTCGTCGCCCTCGTCGGATGCATCATGGGGTGGGCCAGCGGTGGGCGGATCACCCCGTCGCTCGCACTCGCGTGGGGACTGTCCTGGCTGGCGGTCGGACGGCTCAGCGGCGAGCCCGGCAGCACGGTCATCGGTGTGGCCGCGATCGTGGTCGCCGTGCTGATCCTCGGTGTGACGGTCGTCAGGCGTCTGCGAACACGCGCGTGA
- a CDS encoding glutamine amidotransferase-related protein, which produces MGTRPLLYVCVRPQQDAAAGEYASFRAATGLSRESLESWDLVRAPLPDDALDRYAGFLIGGSPFNVTEPDKSAVQARVEADLARIAAAAREARTAAIFTCYGIGVVTRMMGGTVTLDRPESTQAAAVHLTDAGREDPILGALPDRFHAFTAHKEATERLPDDAVLLATNNDCPVQAYRIGDRLYATQFHPEPSPHDFAARMTFYRDAGYFDPAEFDAVAERVRASSVDAAALLHAFTRVFADA; this is translated from the coding sequence ATGGGAACGCGGCCTCTGCTCTACGTGTGCGTGCGGCCGCAGCAGGATGCGGCCGCGGGCGAGTACGCCTCGTTCCGCGCCGCTACCGGGCTCTCGCGCGAATCGCTCGAGTCCTGGGACCTCGTGCGGGCACCACTGCCCGACGACGCCCTGGACCGGTACGCCGGATTCCTCATCGGCGGCAGCCCGTTCAACGTCACCGAGCCCGACAAGTCCGCCGTGCAGGCGCGCGTCGAGGCGGACCTCGCGCGCATCGCGGCTGCGGCGCGGGAGGCGCGCACCGCGGCGATCTTCACCTGCTACGGCATCGGCGTCGTGACGCGGATGATGGGCGGCACCGTCACCCTCGACCGGCCCGAGTCCACGCAGGCCGCCGCCGTCCACCTCACCGACGCCGGGCGCGAGGATCCGATCCTCGGCGCGCTCCCCGACAGGTTCCACGCTTTCACCGCGCACAAGGAGGCCACCGAACGGCTTCCGGACGACGCGGTCCTGCTCGCCACCAACAACGATTGCCCGGTTCAGGCGTACCGCATCGGTGACCGCCTGTACGCCACGCAGTTCCACCCCGAGCCGTCACCGCACGACTTCGCCGCCCGGATGACGTTCTATCGGGATGCCGGTTACTTCGATCCCGCCGAGTTCGACGCGGTCGCCGAGCGGGTGCGCGCATCTTCCGTCGACGCCGCCGCCCTGCTGCACGCGTTCACGCGCGTGTTCGCAGACGCCTGA